The Enterobacter huaxiensis sequence AAAAACGCTGCCTAATCCACAAGCCGGAAGGTGCCATTTTCCTGTGGCTGTGGTTTAAGGATCTGCCGATTACAACGGAACTGCTTTACCAGCGCCTGAAAAAACGCGGTGTGCTGATGGTGCCGGGTGATTACTTCTTCCCGGGGCTGGATAAACCGTGGCCGCATACGCATCAGTGCATGCGCATGAACTATGTGCCGGACCCGGAAAAAATCGAAGCGGGCGTGAAGATTCTGGCCGAAGAGATTGAAAACGCCTGGCGCGAAGGCGCTCAGTAGCGCGTTATGCCAGATTACGCAGCCTTTCCGCGCGTAATCTGGCGGGATCGACACAGCTCAGCGCGCGGGTTGGGCAGGCTTCTACGCAGGCTGGCCCACCCTTGCGATGCGCGCACAAATCACATTTCAACGCCTGGGCGCGGTTACCCACCGCTCTGACCTGCATCGCCCCAAACGGGCACGCCACCATGCAGCTTTTGCACCCGATACAGCGCGCCTGCTCCACCTCCCAGACGCCAGCGTAACGGCGGATTGCCTGCGTCGGGCAAACGTTAGCACAGGGCGCATCTTCACACTGATGACAGCCAACGGCCGTGGTGTATGAACCGCCTTTAACCACCCGAATGCGGGGCGTAAAGGTGCTTGCGGAGACAGCGCCCTGATGCGACACCACGCAGGCCACCTCACAGGTACGACACCCAATGCATTTTTCCGAATCCGCCGTGATAAATCGGTTCATGTGTTACGCCTCGCGCACGTTAAAACCCAGTTCTTTTGAGATGGCTTCCGCGGTTTCACGCAGCGGTTTGAGCAGGTTCTTCTCGCCCACCTGCTTCATGCGCGACGTCGACAGCGAAATGGAGATCGCATACGGCACGCGCCCGTGAATATCAAAGACCGGCACGGCAATGCAGGATACACCCAGCTCGTTCTCTTCTTTGTCCATCGCCATGCTGCCCTCGCGGATTTCCGCCAGCTCATCATACATCGCGCTCAGTTCGGTAATGGTGTTGCGGGTCAAAGGTTGGATCTGTTCCTGGTGGCTTTCCCAGTAGCTCGCCACGTAATCCTGATGGCCAAACGCCATATAGATTTTGCCCATTGCGGAGCAGTAGAGCGGCATATGCTGGCCGATATAGGCGCGCGTGCGCAGCATGCCGGTTGTCGGCTCCAGCTTATAAATCAGGATCGCGTGGTCGTCTTCGCGGCTGGAAAAGTTGACCGTCTCGCCGGTCGCAATGTTCAGCGCCTCGAGGTGCGGAGCCGCCACGTGGATGATGTTCAGCGACGACAGCGCCTTTTGCCCGACGGCGATAAATTTGGTGGTGAGGCGATAGCTGCCCGCCGCAGGCGCCGGGGTGACATACCCGCACGACTGTAGCCCCTGTAGCAACCGGTGCACGGTGCTCTTATTCAGCCCCGCCAGTTCCGATAAATGCGCAAGCGGGCACCCGTTCGGATAGTTGCTGAGGATCTCAATCAGCATCAGGCCGCGAAACAAGCTCTGGCTACCTGCTGGCCTCTCTTTTTCTTGCGTCATTTCGCTCTCTTTCGTGCTCATCAAATGGCTCCTTTTTTGTCGGCCCTGATGGTAGCGCAAAGTGTGGTTCAGTTCACGATCTCAACAGAAAAAACACAAGCGGTTGATTTTAATCGATTTTGAAAATCATGAATGTCGTTGATCTGGCAAAAATTGATCGCTATATTTGAAATCAGATTTCGCATAGTGAAATTTAGCGATAAAAAAGCACACGCACTTGCCCCTAAAAAAACAGGAGAACAGGGATGAAAGTGACCTTTGAAGAGTTAAAAGCGGCGTTCAATCGAGTTCTGCTCGATCGCGGCGTGAAGGCGGAAACCGCAGACGCCTGCGCCGACATGTTTGCCCGCACCACGGAATCTGGCGTCTATTCACACGGCGTCAACCGCTTCCCGCGCTTTATTCAGCAGCTTGATGCTGGCGACATCATCCCTGACGCCCAGCCAAAACGGGTGACAACATTAGGGGCGATCGAACAGTGGGATGCCCAGCGCTCCATCGGCAACCTGACGGCGAAGAAGATGATGGATCGCGCCACCGAGCTGGCGTCCGATCACGGCATTGGCCTGGTGGCACTGCGTAACGCGAACCACTGGATGCGCGGCGGCAGCTACGGCTGGCAGGCGGCGGAGAAAGGCTACATCGGCATATGCTGGACCAACTCTATCGCCGTGATGCCCGCGTGGGGATCAAAAGAGTGCTGCATCGGCACCAACCCGCTGATCGTTGCTATTCCATCAAGCCCAATCACCATGGTCGATATGTCGATGTCGATGTTCTCTTACGGCATGCTGGAAGTAAACCGTCTGGCCGGGCGCGAGCTGCCGGTTGACGGCGGTTTTGACGATGAGGGGAATCTGACCAGAGAGCCGGGCGTGATCGAGAAAAACCGCCGCATTCTGCCGATGGGCTACTGGAAAGGATCCGGGTTATCGATTGTGCTCGACATGATCGCCACCCTGCTCTCTAACGGCGCCTCCGTCGCGGAAGTGACCCAGGACAACAGCGACGAGTACGGCGTGTCGCAGATCTTTATCGCTATCGAGGTTGATCGCCTGATCGACGGCCCAACCCGCGATGCCAAACTGCAGCGCATCATGGACTTCATCACCACCGCAGAACGCTCTGATGAAAATGTCGCCGTCCGTCTGCCTGGCCATGAATTCACTCGCCTGCTGGAAGAAAACCGCCGGGACGGCATCACCATCGACGACAGCGTGTGGGCGAAAATCCAGTCTCTGTAAGGAGCCGACGATGATATTCGGACATATTTCACAGCCAAACCCGTGCCGCCTGCCGCTGGCGATTGAAAAAGCGCTTCATTTTCTGCGCACCACGGATTTCGCCTCGCTGGAGCCTGGCGTGGTGGAAATTGAAGGGCGCACTATTTTTGCCCAGGTTCTCGACCTGACGACAAAGGAACCGCACGAGAACCGTCCGGAAGTGCACCGCCGCTTTCTGGATATTCAGTTTCTGGCGTGGGGAGAAGAAAAAATCGGTATCGCTATTGATACCGGCAATAACGAAATAAGCGAATCATTACTGGAACAGCGGGATATTATTTTTTATCACGACAGCGAAAATGAATCGTTTATCGAAATGATATCCGGCAGCTATGCCGTATTTTTCCCGCAGGATGTGCATCGTCCTGCCTGTATTAAGAACAAGGAAGCCGCAATTCGTAAAATTGTGGTGAAAGTGGCAATCAGCGAATTAGATTAATTTTCTGATAAATACAGGAACGCGAAATGACCAACACCGGTTTTATTATTGGTGCGTACCCCTGCGCACCCTCGTTTCACCAGAAAGGGGAACAAGAAGAACAATCCTTCTGGCGGGAACTTTCCGACACACCGTATATCCGCGGGCTGGAACAGCCTTGTCTCGAAAGCCTTCATCCGTTTGGTGATGAATGGCTGTTCCGCCATACGCCGGGCGACTGGCAAATCGTAGTCACCGCGGTAATGGAAACCATGCGTAGACGCGGCGCTAACGGTGCCTTTGGCCTGGCATCAGCCGACGAAGAACAGCGTAAAGCGTGCGTTGATTTTTACCGTCATCTGCAACAGAGAATTACTGCCGTGAACGCCCGCTTCCCGGGCAAAGTGATTGCCCTGGAGATGCAGGCAGCCCCGCAGGCGGGCAATGCTTCCGTCGAACAGGCTACCGAGGCGTTTTCACGCTCGATCCGGGAAATCGCGGGCTGGGACTGGGGCTGCGATCTGGTGCTGGAACACTGCGATGCCATGACCGGCCCCGCGCCGCGCAAGGGATTCCTGCCCCTGAAGCAGGTGCTGGAGGTGGTGAAAGACACCGATATCAGCGTCTGTATCAACTGGGCGCGCTCGGCTATCGAAGGCCGTAATACGACGCTCCCGCTGGAACATGTTCAGGCCGCACTCCGTGCCGGAAAGCTGGGAGCAGTGATGTTTTCGGGCACGACTACTCGCGGGGAGTACGGTGAATGGCAGGATCTGCACACGCCCTTTTCTTCATTCTGCACCGACAGTTTGATGTCCACTGAACACGCAAAA is a genomic window containing:
- a CDS encoding 4Fe-4S dicluster domain-containing protein: MNRFITADSEKCIGCRTCEVACVVSHQGAVSASTFTPRIRVVKGGSYTTAVGCHQCEDAPCANVCPTQAIRRYAGVWEVEQARCIGCKSCMVACPFGAMQVRAVGNRAQALKCDLCAHRKGGPACVEACPTRALSCVDPARLRAERLRNLA
- a CDS encoding DUF4862 family protein, giving the protein MTNTGFIIGAYPCAPSFHQKGEQEEQSFWRELSDTPYIRGLEQPCLESLHPFGDEWLFRHTPGDWQIVVTAVMETMRRRGANGAFGLASADEEQRKACVDFYRHLQQRITAVNARFPGKVIALEMQAAPQAGNASVEQATEAFSRSIREIAGWDWGCDLVLEHCDAMTGPAPRKGFLPLKQVLEVVKDTDISVCINWARSAIEGRNTTLPLEHVQAALRAGKLGAVMFSGTTTRGEYGEWQDLHTPFSSFCTDSLMSTEHAKSLFTAASAATLKFSGIKLLEINANADVSHRIAILRDGISEMNKATQ
- the yiaK gene encoding 3-dehydro-L-gulonate 2-dehydrogenase, which encodes MKVTFEELKAAFNRVLLDRGVKAETADACADMFARTTESGVYSHGVNRFPRFIQQLDAGDIIPDAQPKRVTTLGAIEQWDAQRSIGNLTAKKMMDRATELASDHGIGLVALRNANHWMRGGSYGWQAAEKGYIGICWTNSIAVMPAWGSKECCIGTNPLIVAIPSSPITMVDMSMSMFSYGMLEVNRLAGRELPVDGGFDDEGNLTREPGVIEKNRRILPMGYWKGSGLSIVLDMIATLLSNGASVAEVTQDNSDEYGVSQIFIAIEVDRLIDGPTRDAKLQRIMDFITTAERSDENVAVRLPGHEFTRLLEENRRDGITIDDSVWAKIQSL
- the yiaJ gene encoding IclR family transcriptional regulator YiaJ, which produces MSTKESEMTQEKERPAGSQSLFRGLMLIEILSNYPNGCPLAHLSELAGLNKSTVHRLLQGLQSCGYVTPAPAAGSYRLTTKFIAVGQKALSSLNIIHVAAPHLEALNIATGETVNFSSREDDHAILIYKLEPTTGMLRTRAYIGQHMPLYCSAMGKIYMAFGHQDYVASYWESHQEQIQPLTRNTITELSAMYDELAEIREGSMAMDKEENELGVSCIAVPVFDIHGRVPYAISISLSTSRMKQVGEKNLLKPLRETAEAISKELGFNVREA
- a CDS encoding YhcH/YjgK/YiaL family protein, producing the protein MIFGHISQPNPCRLPLAIEKALHFLRTTDFASLEPGVVEIEGRTIFAQVLDLTTKEPHENRPEVHRRFLDIQFLAWGEEKIGIAIDTGNNEISESLLEQRDIIFYHDSENESFIEMISGSYAVFFPQDVHRPACIKNKEAAIRKIVVKVAISELD